A single Streptomyces sp. 2114.4 DNA region contains:
- a CDS encoding FGGY family carbohydrate kinase, giving the protein MGIVAGLDSSSESTRIVVCDADTGAVIRQGYAPHPVEKGPEADPQAWLISLGEAAGRGLLEGVQAIGVSAQPHGLVPLDVEGNLVRPALVGNDKRAQSAAADLIDALGGRSAWAQAVGAVPQATHAVTKMRWLARTEPAHAARIAEIMQPHDWLAWQLLGRPARRTTDRGGASATGFWSAATETYRPDLVELALGHQVRLPEVLSPSGTAGFTPEGLLISAGTGETMAAAFGLGVGVGDAVVSLGASGSVFGIHHEALADPTGTISSFADATGRHLPVVHTSNAVRVLRGAAEMLGTDLEGLSELALKSSPGAYGMVLLPYLEGERTPHLPHTAGSLHGMRRESMKPEHMARAAVEGMLCGLADALDVLRGRGVAVRRVFLLGAAAELGAVQAVAPGLFGVPVVVPQPADYAALGAARQAAWAWGVAHGTLTPAPGAETGPGGGAAWVDPPQWPAAASQVFEPGEELAVGQAVRQQYTTVRDEAHPGAFQRSA; this is encoded by the coding sequence ATGGGGATAGTCGCCGGATTGGACAGTTCGTCCGAGAGCACACGGATCGTCGTCTGCGATGCGGACACAGGTGCCGTCATCAGGCAGGGGTATGCGCCGCACCCTGTCGAGAAGGGGCCCGAGGCCGATCCGCAGGCGTGGCTGATCTCACTCGGCGAGGCGGCGGGCCGGGGGCTGCTCGAAGGGGTGCAGGCGATCGGTGTCTCCGCGCAGCCGCACGGCCTGGTCCCGCTGGATGTCGAGGGCAATCTCGTACGCCCGGCGCTGGTGGGCAATGACAAGCGGGCACAGAGCGCGGCCGCGGACCTGATCGACGCCCTGGGCGGGCGCAGCGCGTGGGCGCAGGCCGTCGGGGCGGTGCCGCAGGCGACGCATGCGGTGACGAAGATGCGCTGGCTGGCGCGTACGGAGCCGGCGCATGCGGCCCGGATCGCGGAGATCATGCAGCCGCACGACTGGCTGGCATGGCAGCTGCTGGGGCGTCCCGCGCGGCGTACGACGGACCGCGGCGGGGCCTCGGCGACGGGCTTCTGGTCGGCGGCGACCGAGACCTACCGGCCGGATCTGGTGGAGCTGGCGCTGGGCCATCAGGTGCGGCTGCCAGAGGTGCTGAGCCCGTCGGGGACGGCCGGGTTCACCCCGGAGGGGCTGCTGATCTCGGCGGGTACGGGCGAGACGATGGCGGCGGCCTTCGGGCTCGGTGTCGGGGTGGGTGACGCCGTGGTGTCGCTGGGCGCCTCGGGGTCGGTGTTCGGGATCCATCACGAGGCACTGGCCGACCCGACCGGGACGATCAGCTCGTTCGCGGACGCGACCGGCCGGCATCTGCCCGTCGTGCACACCAGCAACGCCGTGCGGGTGCTGCGCGGTGCGGCGGAGATGCTGGGGACGGATCTGGAGGGCCTGTCCGAGCTGGCGCTGAAGTCCTCGCCCGGTGCGTACGGCATGGTGCTGCTGCCGTATCTGGAGGGCGAGCGGACGCCGCATCTGCCGCACACCGCCGGGTCGTTGCACGGGATGCGCCGGGAGAGCATGAAGCCGGAGCACATGGCGCGGGCGGCCGTGGAGGGCATGCTCTGCGGGCTGGCGGACGCGCTGGATGTGCTGCGCGGGCGGGGCGTGGCGGTGCGCCGGGTGTTCCTGCTGGGGGCGGCCGCCGAGCTGGGTGCCGTGCAGGCGGTGGCGCCGGGGCTGTTCGGGGTGCCGGTCGTGGTGCCGCAGCCGGCCGACTACGCGGCGCTGGGCGCGGCGCGGCAGGCGGCCTGGGCGTGGGGGGTGGCGCACGGCACGCTCACCCCGGCACCCGGTGCGGAGACGGGCCCGGGCGGCGGGGCCGCCTGGGTCGATCCGCCGCAGTGGCCGGCCGCCGCGAGCCAGGTCTTCGAGCCCGGTGAGGAGCTGGCGGTCGGACAGGCCGTGCGCCAGCAGTACACGACGGTGCGTGACGAGGCCCATCCGGGGGCGTTCCAGCGGTCGGCGTGA
- a CDS encoding RNA polymerase sigma factor → MPESSERGGPGRTAPESPAQPLVTYGTDSGSAATVPDLSAASAAITLEVAPVQTQTLADAPPAAEPVTEPDAERDAEPDAEPDAESFPAQLPEQALDPLTVPQQAEPPAAEMIIEEIIPEPAPRPEAGSPSADLFRQYLREIGRIPLLTAAEEVELARRVEAGLFAEEKLTTTPDLSSQLAHDLDRLVVLGRMAKRRLIEANLRLVVSVAKRYVGRGLTMLDLVQEGNLGLIRAVEKFDYARGYKFSTYATWWIRQAMSRALADQARTIRVPVHVVELINRVVRVQRRLLQERGHEPTPEEVAAHLDLTGERVSEVLRLAQEPVSLHAPVGEEEDVALGDLIEDGDAASPVESAAFLLLREHLDAVLSTLGERERKVVQLRYGLADGRPRTLEEIGRIFGVTRERIRQIESKTLNKLRDHAFADQLRGYLD, encoded by the coding sequence GTGCCTGAGTCCTCGGAGCGCGGCGGGCCCGGTCGCACCGCGCCGGAATCCCCCGCACAACCGCTTGTGACGTACGGGACGGACAGCGGCTCGGCCGCAACCGTGCCCGACCTTTCTGCCGCCTCAGCAGCGATCACCCTGGAGGTCGCCCCCGTGCAGACCCAGACCCTCGCCGACGCGCCGCCCGCAGCAGAGCCGGTCACGGAACCGGACGCGGAACGGGATGCGGAACCCGACGCCGAACCGGACGCGGAATCGTTCCCGGCACAGCTCCCGGAACAGGCCCTGGACCCGCTCACCGTGCCGCAACAGGCAGAACCGCCCGCCGCCGAAATGATCATCGAGGAGATCATCCCGGAGCCGGCACCGCGCCCCGAGGCCGGCAGCCCGTCCGCCGATCTCTTCCGCCAGTACCTCCGCGAGATCGGCCGGATCCCCCTGCTGACCGCCGCCGAGGAGGTCGAGCTGGCCCGCCGCGTCGAGGCCGGCCTCTTCGCCGAGGAGAAGCTCACCACCACCCCCGACCTGTCCTCCCAACTCGCCCACGACCTCGACCGGTTGGTGGTGCTGGGCCGGATGGCCAAGCGCCGCCTGATCGAGGCCAACCTGCGTCTGGTGGTCTCCGTCGCCAAGCGCTATGTCGGCCGCGGGCTGACCATGCTCGACCTCGTCCAGGAGGGGAACCTCGGACTGATCCGCGCCGTCGAGAAATTCGACTACGCCCGCGGCTACAAGTTCTCCACCTACGCCACCTGGTGGATCCGCCAGGCGATGTCCCGCGCGCTGGCCGACCAGGCCCGGACCATCCGCGTCCCGGTCCATGTCGTCGAGCTGATCAACCGCGTGGTGCGGGTCCAGCGCCGGTTGCTCCAGGAACGCGGCCACGAGCCCACCCCCGAGGAGGTCGCCGCCCACCTCGACCTGACGGGGGAACGCGTCAGCGAGGTGCTGCGGCTGGCCCAGGAACCGGTCTCGCTGCACGCACCCGTCGGCGAGGAGGAGGACGTCGCGCTCGGCGACCTCATCGAGGACGGCGACGCCGCCTCACCCGTCGAATCCGCCGCGTTCCTGCTGCTCCGCGAACACCTCGACGCGGTCCTGTCCACCCTCGGCGAACGCGAACGCAAGGTCGTCCAGCTCCGCTACGGCCTCGCCGACGGCCGCCCCCGCACCCTGGAGGAGATCGGCCGGATCTTCGGTGTCACCCGCGAACGCATACGGCAGATCGAGTCCAAGACCCTCAACAAGCTCCGCGACCACGCCTTCGCCGACCAGCTCCGCGGCTACCTCGACTGA